Sequence from the Acidimicrobiia bacterium genome:
GGCGGTCGGCGACGCCATCACGCCGGCGGGCCGCATCGCCGCCGGCGATTGGCTGGGCGTGGTGGCCGGGGAGGTGTCGATCGTCGCCGGAGGCGTCGCCGAGGCGGCGATCGGGGTGCTCGACCACCTGGTGTCGGAGGAGTGCGAGTTGGTCACTGTGATCGAGGGCGAAGGGGCGACCCCCGAGGCGACCTCGGCGATAGCCGGGCACCTGTCGGCCGGATGCGCGGCCGAGGTCACCGTCCTCCGCGGCGGACAGCCCCTCTACGCCTACCTCCTCGGCGTGGAATGACCGGGAACTCGCTCGCCGAGCTGGCGGACAAGGACATCGACCTCGTTCCCGGCCTGCGAGGAAAGCGCGGGGCAGATCTGCGCAAGGCGGGTGTCGCCACCGTCGCCGATCTGCTGCTCCACATCCCCCGCAGGTACCTGGATCGCTCCAAGACGGTCCCCCTCGAGGCGCTTCCGCTGGGCGAGGAGGTGACGGTGTTCGGCCGGGTGGAACGGATCAAGGAGCGGCGCCCCCGCCGCAACCTGCTCATCGTGGAGGCGACCATCGACGACGGGACCGGCATCCTGCACGTGGTCTGGTTCAACCAGTCGTTTCGCATGAGGCAACTCGCCGAGGGCACCGAGGTGGCCCTCTCCGGCAAGGTGGAGCGGTATCGGGGGAGGCTGCAGATGCAGGGGCCCGATGCCGATGTGCTCGACCGGTCCGGGGAGTCGCTGATCACCGGGCGGGTGATGCCGGTGCACCCCACCGTGGGCGGAGTGGGCCCGGGCCACCTGCGGCGCGCCATCCACGACGCCCTGCGCAAGGCGCGCCCGATGCCCGACCCGCTTCCCGATGAGGCGAGGGTACGCCTCGGGCTGGTGGAGCGCGACCGGGCCATCGGCGACATCCACTTCCCTTCGGAGGTGTCCGACGCCATTGCTGCACGCCGTCGGCTCGCCTTCGACGAGCTGTTCCGCCTGGAGGTGGCGCTGGCCGCCCGCCGCCAGCGGATCGTGGACACGGCCGAGGGAATCGCCCACAGCACCGACACCGGGCTGGTCGAGGAGTACCTGTCCTCCCTGCCCTTCGAACCGACCGCCGCCCAACTCCGGGTGATCGACGAGATCCGATCCGACATGGCGGCCCCTCATCCCATGCACCGGCTGCTTCAGGGGGAGGTCGGCTCCGGCAAGACCGTGGTGGCGATGGCGGCCCTGCTCATCGCCGTCCAGGGCGGACACCAGGGGGCCGTGATGGCGCCCACCGAGGTGCTGGCGGAGCAGCACCATCTGGGCCTGGCGCCGCTGGGGGCCCTGGTCGGAGTCCGCATGGCCCTGCTCACCGGATCGTCGCCCGATCGGGAGCAGGTGCTGGCGGCGGTGTCCGCCGGCACCGTCGACGTGGTGGTCGGCACCCACGCCCTCATCCAGGAGGGGGTTCGCTTCGCAAGACTCGGGCTGGCAGTGGTCGACGAGCAGCACCGCTTCGGCGTCCACCAGCGGGTGGAGCTGAGGGAGCGCTCCGAGGGACCGCAGCCGGACATGCTGATCATGACGGCCACCCCCATTCCCCGCACCTTGGCGATGACCCTCTACGGTGACTTGGTGATGTCGCGTCTCGACGAGATGCCCCGGGGCCGGATGCCGGTCGAGACCGTGGTCCTGGCGCAGGACGAGCAGGGCGAAGAGCAGGTGTTCGCCCGCATCGGCGCCGAGGTGGCTGCCGGGCGTCAGGCTTTCGTGGTGTGCCCGCTGGTGGAGGACTCGGAGAAGCTGGCTGCGGTCTCTGCGACCGCCGAGCATCGACGCCTCGCCGAGGCATGGCCCGACCTGCGCTTCGGGCTCCTCCACGGGCAGATGCGCTCCGCAGAGAAGGAAGCGGTGATGGCGGAGGTGCGTCGCCGGGAGATCGACGTGCTGGTGGCGACGACGGTGATCGAGGTCGGCATCGACGTGCCCAACGCCACGGTGATGGTCGTCGAGGACGCCGACCGCTTCGGGCTGAGCCAGCTGCATCAGCTTCGAGGTCGCGTCGGTCGCGGTGAGCACCGATCGTGGTGCTTCCTCATGGCATCGGAGCCCTCGGAGGAGGGCTCCGCCCGCCTGGCCGCCATGGCCTCCACCAACGACGGGTTCCGCCTCGCCGAGGAGGACCTGCGGATCAGGGGCCAGGGCACCGCCTTCGGATCGCGTCAGGCAGGGGGCACCGACCTCCGGATCGCCGACATCCTCGCCGACCAGGAGTTGCTCGAGATCGCTCGTCGCGAGGGTTTCGCCCTGGTGGCGGCCGATCCGGGGCTGCGCAGGCACCCGGCGATCGCCGAAGAGGTGAACGCCTTCATCGGGCGCTCCGACGAGTGGCTGTTCATCTCGTGAGGATCATCGGGGGTGTCGCCGGTGGAAGGAGGCTCAAGGGCCCGCGCTCACCGGATACCAGGCCGATGATGGACCGGGCCAAGGAGGCGATCTTCTCGGCGCTCGGTGATCGCGTCCGGGGTGCGGCAGTACTCGACCTCTACGCCGGTTCGGGATCCCTCGGCCTGGAGGCGCTGAGCCGCGGCGCCGCCTCGGCCACCTTCGTCGAGTGGGGGCGAGAGGCCCGCGCCGCCTTGAGGGACAACATCTCCGCCGTCGGGCTTGGAGGCGAGGTTGTGGCCATGAAGGTGGAGGAGTTCCTGGGAAGGCCCGGTCCCGCCTACGACCTGGCATTCGTTGACCCTCCTTACGCCTTGCCGCTACCGTCCGTGGAGCAGGTGCTCGGCGCGCTTTCCTTCAGGCTGGCCCCGGGTGCGGTTGCGATACTGCACCGTCGGGCCGGCAGCGGTGAGGCGATGCCGCCCGACGGCCTCGTGGCCGAATGGCGACGCCGCTACGGCGATGCCGACATCACGAGGTTGATCAAGGAGGAGCGGTGATCACTGCGCTGGTTCCGGGGAGCTTCGACCCGCCGACCAACGGCCACGTCGACGTGGTCTCGCGCTGCGCATCGCTGTTCGAGCGGGTGGTGGTCGCCGTCGTCGCCAATCCATCCAAGAAGGCGCTGTTCACCATCGAGGAGAGGCGCGACCTGCTAGTGGAGTGTTGCCCGTGGGAAAACGTCGAGGTGGCCGCATTCGACGGGCTCCTGGTCGACTTCGCTCGCGACGTCGGAGCCAACGTGATAGTCAAGGGGCTGCGGGCGATGACCGACTTCGACTACGAGATCCAGCTATCGCAGATGAACCGGCACCTCTCCGGCATCGTGACCATGTTCGTCGCCACCAAGCCGGAGTTCGGTTACCTGTCGTCTTCCCTGGTCAAGGAGGTCGTCGCCCTGGGCGGCGAGGTTTCCGGCCTGGTTCCCGACTCTGTTTCCAAGGCCCTTGCGGAGAGGTACCGATCATGAGCGACGAGCTCGAGCTCGATCAGCAGGAGTCGATGCCGGTTCCCCCGACCTCGGGGGAGCTGTTGGAGCTGGTCGACGAACTGATCATCGCCGTGGAGGGGGCGCGCACCGTGCCCCTCTCCGGAAACGTGATGCTCGACCGCGATCGCCTCCTCGACATGCTGTACCGGCTCCGGGATGAGCTGCCGGAGGAGATGCGGGCGGCGCGCTGGATGGTGCGGGAGCGCGAATCGTTCGTGGCCCGGACCAACGAGAAGGCCCGGGAGATGTTGGAGCGCGCTCGGGAGCGATCCGAGGAGTTGATCAGCGAGTCGTACATCGTCAAGGAGGCGGTCGACGAGGCCAACGCCCTGGTGCGACGCGCCGAGGGTGAGTCCACCCGGATCCGGCTCGAGGCCGAGGACTACAGCGAACAGGCCTTCGAGCAGACCGAGTCGGTGCTCTCCGACCTGCTCGGGCAGGTGCGACGATTCCGGGCCGAGCTGCATCAGGCGAGGCGGGAGGGGGACTGATCGTGGAGCGGGGGTCGCCGTTCCGGTTCCCCGTCTCCGATCTGCTCTCCGACCCGGGCAGCAGGCGTCGGGTCTCCATCGACGCCCCCATCGACTGGCCGCTCGAGCTCTCGGTGGCGGGTCCCGCGATACATGCCGAGATCGTCCTCCAGGAGGCTGCGGGCGGCATCCTGGTGCGGGCGACGGCGTCGACCACCGTGCATCACACCTGCCACCGCTGCCTGACCGAGTGGGACGAGACCATGGCGGTATCGATCGACGAGCCCATGGGCGTGGGCGACGACGAGGACGAGTATCCGATCCTGGGCGAGGTCGTCGACCTCGAGCCGCCGCTGCGCGACGCCGTATTGTTGGAGATCACCCCGGTGCCGACCTGCCGTCCCGAGTGTCTCGGACTTTGCGCCGTGTGCGGAGCCGACTTGAATACGGGTCCCTGCCCGGGGCACGACGAGGAGCCCGACTCCCCGTTCGCATCCCTGCGCGGCCTGCTCGAAACCTGATGAACCTGAAAGGGCGCGTCCATGGCGGTCCCAAAGAAGAAGATGTCCCGCTCCCGCACCAGGCAGCGCAAGGCGAACTGGAAGGTGGAGGCGCCCAACGCCTCCCGCTGCCCGCAGTGCCACGCAGCCAAGCTTCCCCATCGCGCCTGCCCGGAATGCGGCTCGTACCGCGGCCGGGAGGTCGTCCCGTCCTGAGGTCGGGTCGATGGCGCGCATAGCCCTCGATGCGATGGGGGGCGACCTGGCACCCGAACAGGCGGTGCTGGGCGGTGTCGACGCTGCGGCGCGCGGTGTCGATGTCGTCCTGGTCGGTGACGACGGTGCGATCGCCCCGATCCTCGAGGCCCAGGGCGTTTCGCTTCCGATCGTCCACGCTCCCGAGGTCATCGACATGGGTGATGATCCGGCTGCGGCCATTCGCCGCAAGAAGGGCGCCTCGGTGACGGTCGCCGCTCGACTGGTGGCCGATGGTGAGGCCGACGGGATGGTCTCCGCCGGCTCGACGGGAGCGGCGATGGCGGCGGCGACCCTGGTCATCGGTCGTATCGACGGGGTCTCTCGACCGGCGATCGCCACCATCTTCCCCCTGGGGAGCCCGACCGTCGTGCTCGACGCCGGCGCCAACCTCGAGGTCCGTCCAGAGCACCTGGTGCAGTTCGCCGTCATGGGGTCCGTCATCGCCGAGATCTACCTGGGCAGGGAGCGCCCAACGGTGGGGCTGCTCAACATCGGCGAGGAGCCCGGGAAGGGAAGAGATCTCGAGAAGGCTGCCCACGCCGCACTCTCCATGCTCCCCGACTTCGTCGGCAACGTCGAGGGGCGCGATCTGGGCCGCGGGAAGGCCGACGTGTTCGTCACCGACGGGTTCTCCGGCAACGTGCTTCTCAAGACGGCCGAGGGCGTGGCCCGGGTCGTGGGCCGCTTCGTCCTCGAGGGGCTGGCCGAAGGAGCCGACGCCGCCACCCAGGAGGCGCTCGAGGTCCTGATGCCACACTTCCTCGCCCTTCGCCAGCGCTTCGACCCGGAGGCCTACGGCGGGGCTCATCTCGTAGGCGTGCGAGGGGCAGTGGTCATCGCCCATGGGTCGTCCAGCCGGGTGGCCATCGCCAACGCCGTGGCGATGGCGGCCGAAGGGTGCGATCGGGGCCTGGTGCCCCGCATCGAGGCCGGAATCCGTGGCTGAGTCCAGGGGTGATGGGGATGAAGCACTCGGCGAGGGTCGGCGGCCGGTCCCGGTGGGGCGGCTGGAACGGGCCCTGGGTCACCGATTCGCCGACCGGTCGCTGCTCCACCGCGCCTTGACCCATCCTTCGATGTCGGCCGAGATGCCCGGGGAGGAGTCGAACCAGCGACTCGAGTTCCTCGGAGACGCCGTGCTCGACCTGGTGGTGGCGGCGACGCTGCATCGGGACTGGGATCTCCCGGAGGGATCGATGAGCAAGGTTCGGGCGGCGGTGGTCGACGAGGGCACCCTGGCCGAGGTGGCACGCGGCATCGGTGTGGACGGCGCCATCCGGCTGGGCAAGGGCGAAGAGGCATCTGGAGGCCGCAACAAGGATCCGATCCTCTCCGACTCCATGGAGGCCATCATCGGGGCGGTGTTCCTCGATGCCGGTTTCGAGGCTGCCGCCGCCGTGGTGGAGAGACTGTGGGCGCCGCAGATCTCCATTCGCGTGGAGGCTCCTGGCGAGCCGGACCACAAGACCCGTCTCCAGGAGATGCTCGCCCGCCAGGGATTGGCACCGCGATATGAGGTGTCAGGGACCGGCCCGGCTCACAGGCGGACCTTCACCGCCACCGTCTGGCTGTCGGGCCGGCCGCTCGGCACCGGCGTCGGGACGTCGAAGAAGCGCGCTCAGCAGGAGGCCGCACTCGCCGCTCTGGAGGTGTTGGAAGCCGGCGATGCCTGAACTGCCCGAGGTCGAGGCGACCCGGCGGCATCTCGAGCCTGCCGTGGTGGGGAGGCGGATCGTCGCCGTCGAGGTGCGCCGCAGCCGCATGGTGCGGCGGCATCCGGATCCCGACGCCTTCGCCGACATGGTGGCGGGGCGACGGGTGCGCCGTCTGTGGCGGCGGGGAAAGTTCCTGCTCGCCGACCTGGATGGCGACATCGTCTGGGTGACCCACCTGGGAATGTCGGGTCGCATCGCCCTGGCCGAGAGTGGCGACGCGGTGGCACCGCACACCCAGGTGGTGGTGGCTCTCGACGGCGGGGCGGAGGTGCGGCTGGTCGACCCACGCACGTTCGGGTTCGTGGCCGCCTTCACGCCGGAGGATCTCGAGGTCGCCCTCGGCGGGTTGGGGCCCGATGCCCTCGACGATCTGCCGTCGGCGGTGGCACTCGCCGACGCCCTCTCTCGGCGGACCGCTCCGATCAAGGCGCTGCTCCTCGATCAGCGGATCTTGGCCGGCCTGGGGAACATCTACGCCGACGAGGTGCTGCATCGGGCTCGGATCTCGCCGCTGCGCCCCGGCGGCTCGCTGGAGCACGGCGAGTTGGCGGCACTGAGAAGGGCGATCCGCCCGGTGCTTCGCGCCGGGCTGCGTAGGGGCGGCACCAGCCTCGGAGACCTGGCGTATCTGCTGCCCGACGGGCGGGCCGGTGAGCACCTCGCTCACCTTGCCGTGTACGGGCGCGACGGTGAGGTCTGCCGGAGGTGCGGCAGCGAGATCGTGCGCACGACGATACGCGCCAGGAGCAGCCACTGGTGCCCGGGATGCCAGGCGTGAGCCGATGCGTCTCGGGTGCCACCTGGGTGCCGCCGGAGAATCACACACCTGTGATTCCGGTGATACCCTTTTTCCCGCAGTGCATCTGAAGACCCTCACCGTGACCGGGTTCAAGTCGTTCGCCGATCGCACGCGTGTCGAATGCGAGCCGGGGGTCACGGTCGTCGTCGGTCCCAACGGTTCGGGCAAATCCAACCTGGTCGACGCCATCGCCTGGGTGATGGGTACCCAGGCGACCTCCACGCTGCGCACATCGCGCATGGAGGACGTGATCTTCGCCGGCACCGCCGTGCGTCCCGCCCTGGGTCGCGCCGAGGTCACCCTCACCCTCGACAACGGGTCCGGCATGCTCGATCTGGACCTCGCCGAGGTGACGCTCACCCGGAGGCTGTTTCGCGACGGCACCAGCGAGTACCTGGTGAACGGCGTCGCCTGTCGGCTGCTCGACATCCAGGAGCTTCTCCACGACAGCGGGATCGGTCGCCATCAGCACGTCATCGTCGGCCAGGGGAGGGTCGATGCGGTGCTCAACTCCGGCCCCGAGGAGCAT
This genomic interval carries:
- the rpmF gene encoding 50S ribosomal protein L32, whose protein sequence is MAVPKKKMSRSRTRQRKANWKVEAPNASRCPQCHAAKLPHRACPECGSYRGREVVPS
- the mutM gene encoding bifunctional DNA-formamidopyrimidine glycosylase/DNA-(apurinic or apyrimidinic site) lyase, translating into MPELPEVEATRRHLEPAVVGRRIVAVEVRRSRMVRRHPDPDAFADMVAGRRVRRLWRRGKFLLADLDGDIVWVTHLGMSGRIALAESGDAVAPHTQVVVALDGGAEVRLVDPRTFGFVAAFTPEDLEVALGGLGPDALDDLPSAVALADALSRRTAPIKALLLDQRILAGLGNIYADEVLHRARISPLRPGGSLEHGELAALRRAIRPVLRAGLRRGGTSLGDLAYLLPDGRAGEHLAHLAVYGRDGEVCRRCGSEIVRTTIRARSSHWCPGCQA
- a CDS encoding DUF177 domain-containing protein, with the protein product MERGSPFRFPVSDLLSDPGSRRRVSIDAPIDWPLELSVAGPAIHAEIVLQEAAGGILVRATASTTVHHTCHRCLTEWDETMAVSIDEPMGVGDDEDEYPILGEVVDLEPPLRDAVLLEITPVPTCRPECLGLCAVCGADLNTGPCPGHDEEPDSPFASLRGLLET
- the plsX gene encoding phosphate acyltransferase PlsX gives rise to the protein MARIALDAMGGDLAPEQAVLGGVDAAARGVDVVLVGDDGAIAPILEAQGVSLPIVHAPEVIDMGDDPAAAIRRKKGASVTVAARLVADGEADGMVSAGSTGAAMAAATLVIGRIDGVSRPAIATIFPLGSPTVVLDAGANLEVRPEHLVQFAVMGSVIAEIYLGRERPTVGLLNIGEEPGKGRDLEKAAHAALSMLPDFVGNVEGRDLGRGKADVFVTDGFSGNVLLKTAEGVARVVGRFVLEGLAEGADAATQEALEVLMPHFLALRQRFDPEAYGGAHLVGVRGAVVIAHGSSSRVAIANAVAMAAEGCDRGLVPRIEAGIRG
- the recG gene encoding ATP-dependent DNA helicase RecG, with protein sequence MTGNSLAELADKDIDLVPGLRGKRGADLRKAGVATVADLLLHIPRRYLDRSKTVPLEALPLGEEVTVFGRVERIKERRPRRNLLIVEATIDDGTGILHVVWFNQSFRMRQLAEGTEVALSGKVERYRGRLQMQGPDADVLDRSGESLITGRVMPVHPTVGGVGPGHLRRAIHDALRKARPMPDPLPDEARVRLGLVERDRAIGDIHFPSEVSDAIAARRRLAFDELFRLEVALAARRQRIVDTAEGIAHSTDTGLVEEYLSSLPFEPTAAQLRVIDEIRSDMAAPHPMHRLLQGEVGSGKTVVAMAALLIAVQGGHQGAVMAPTEVLAEQHHLGLAPLGALVGVRMALLTGSSPDREQVLAAVSAGTVDVVVGTHALIQEGVRFARLGLAVVDEQHRFGVHQRVELRERSEGPQPDMLIMTATPIPRTLAMTLYGDLVMSRLDEMPRGRMPVETVVLAQDEQGEEQVFARIGAEVAAGRQAFVVCPLVEDSEKLAAVSATAEHRRLAEAWPDLRFGLLHGQMRSAEKEAVMAEVRRREIDVLVATTVIEVGIDVPNATVMVVEDADRFGLSQLHQLRGRVGRGEHRSWCFLMASEPSEEGSARLAAMASTNDGFRLAEEDLRIRGQGTAFGSRQAGGTDLRIADILADQELLEIARREGFALVAADPGLRRHPAIAEEVNAFIGRSDEWLFIS
- the rnc gene encoding ribonuclease III; translation: MAESRGDGDEALGEGRRPVPVGRLERALGHRFADRSLLHRALTHPSMSAEMPGEESNQRLEFLGDAVLDLVVAATLHRDWDLPEGSMSKVRAAVVDEGTLAEVARGIGVDGAIRLGKGEEASGGRNKDPILSDSMEAIIGAVFLDAGFEAAAAVVERLWAPQISIRVEAPGEPDHKTRLQEMLARQGLAPRYEVSGTGPAHRRTFTATVWLSGRPLGTGVGTSKKRAQQEAALAALEVLEAGDA
- the coaD gene encoding pantetheine-phosphate adenylyltransferase; translation: MITALVPGSFDPPTNGHVDVVSRCASLFERVVVAVVANPSKKALFTIEERRDLLVECCPWENVEVAAFDGLLVDFARDVGANVIVKGLRAMTDFDYEIQLSQMNRHLSGIVTMFVATKPEFGYLSSSLVKEVVALGGEVSGLVPDSVSKALAERYRS
- a CDS encoding RsmD family RNA methyltransferase; the encoded protein is MRIIGGVAGGRRLKGPRSPDTRPMMDRAKEAIFSALGDRVRGAAVLDLYAGSGSLGLEALSRGAASATFVEWGREARAALRDNISAVGLGGEVVAMKVEEFLGRPGPAYDLAFVDPPYALPLPSVEQVLGALSFRLAPGAVAILHRRAGSGEAMPPDGLVAEWRRRYGDADITRLIKEER